The Sebastes umbrosus isolate fSebUmb1 chromosome 1, fSebUmb1.pri, whole genome shotgun sequence genome includes the window aactgtaaacaattggtccctgatattgttggctaaaaaagtgtttagtcagttagttacaaaaaaaataaatgtaactattaattaattgataaaatataaaaaatttactgttttaatttgcttctctatttatttatctttgtattaatttccttatttatttattattctgtttaagttttcccttttattttttatgtatttatttgtattaatttttaaattattttttgtggttattttttttatttattcatttatttttgcatttatttatttttgcatttattttgtatttatttatttttaaatgttaatgtttacATATGTATTTAAGCATTTACTTAAATgcttaaatacatttatataacacataaatgaaaaagtgtgggaaagagagttacagtggtgaaaagtgtatttatttatttgttcatttgttgccTCCATGCAAAAAATGACGAAGGGCACCCATGGggcactttttatttatttattattgttatatatattatttatttattaagcccaacaggcaacaacagctgtcagtgtgtcagtgtgctgacttgactatgacttgcaaactgtatgtgattatcataaagctggcatgtctgtaaaggggagactcgtgggtatccatagaacccattttcatttacatatcttgaggtcagaggtcaagggacccctttgaaaatggccataacagtttttcctcgcataaatttagcgtaaatttggagcgttatttaacttccttcatgacaagctagtatgacatggttggtaccgatggattccttaccagtatcttcactctagatttaaaactgagcccactacaacttccaaaagatcaattgcgttaatgcattaaagaaattagtggcattaaaacaaatttgtgttaatgtgttgttattgcgttaactttgacagccacaatttattcatttctttttggCAGGCATTATTTTGGCAGGTCCTCCATACCCTGGGTTCAGATATAGCATTGACGGACCTCCTGTAACTCAAACAAGACAGTTTTCTTAGGTCACTTCTTGGTTCAGCCCGCATTTTGATGAATCACATGTTAACTGTCTGGAAATTCTTTTTACAACacccaaaaaacacattcccTCCGGCTTAAATCAAGTTATACTAATGGTCAGGCAGAGGCCCAACCACTAGACACTCTTGATACCCCATTTAGTGCCAAGTCCCACAACAACATTTATAAAAGAGGGTATCTGCCAGGAGAGGCGGAGGAGGCAGCCACTTGTGTTGTGTCCCGAATTATCAGCTGTTGGCCTTTAAGCTTATCGTAAAAAGACGGGGGACCCGTTCCAGCTTATCCCTCGCGTCACACCTAATAATACCCACTGACAACAGGCAGAGTGGGACAGAGGGTCTGACTGGGTCTGGACCAGGACTATATATAATGTCAGGCTTGCTGggagacaaagacacacactagGAAAACAACCAGCGGATCTATCACACTGGAAAGAGGCGTCTTTGGAAGCAATAACTTCAATCACCATGTCACAGGTAAGTTACGTCAAATATGCTGTTTTGATACAGAAATTGAACACAGTGCTTTCTTTACGTGTGACGACAACACCGTTAACTTTCCTCATAatcttcccttctttctttaATTCTCTCCAGCCAGCcgaggtgaagaagaagaagcgtcCCCCGATGAAGGAGGAGGACCTGAAAGGAGCCCGCAGTAAACTGGGACTGAAGGGCGAGGTCAAGAGTAAGACCTATGAGGTCATGGTGGAGTGTGGTGAGAAAAAGCTTTTCGTTAATGTTTTCTCTCCTGACACTGAAACACAAGACAAGATGATAACGACGCTCACATCCGTAAAGACATCTCAGCTCTCTATCCTTACAAAACTATTCTGTCTTCGTTTTATTCCTGCTTGGCATGTAGACCTCAAATATCATGCTTATTGACAGTGAATATAACTTAATTATAGACTAACAACTTAACAACAGCCTCTTCCATGGAGAACAAAAAACGACTTATTCATCAataagctaaataaataaatacatagattaatgctgaaataaacacagaaattatagatatttaaattgataaatagaatgctgaataaataaatcaaagacgaaatgaatacataaatgcataataaaattgataaataaatgttggaaatgtagaaatacattaattaataaaagtaGCTTTGTAGAAGTgtagaaataaattaaagatatttatttcccaaactgtatttatttattcatgtaattATGCATTTAATAATGcattctgttttaatttcaacactgatttttaaatgtattatctatttttataatttaataattacaaattatgtattgatttttttctgtatgtcACACACAATATGCTGAGGTAAAGCTAGCTGGTTTAGTTTCCTGTaggccattttcacagcagacatttcgACTTGTCATTGTAGAAAAGCACACTAACGATGGCTGTTATATTCAAGTGATCGATCCAGTGAGGCTGATAGtgaaccagcatgcacaataccaggatcCTGAAACCAAAGCAGCTCATTGGAagtcagccatcattaatttcattatatttaCACCTGAGCTTTTCTTACTGTGACAAGTCAGAATATCTTCCATGGAAAAGGCCAGTTTGagtatgataacagtattatTGCTGCTGAGGATTTCATACCAACGTCAGCATTTCTTTGGGTAAGTACACCacgtatctatctatctagtaatAAAAGTGTCGTTCCCtgaccgggaatcgaacccgggccgcggcGGTGAGAGCGCCGAATCCTAACCACTAGACCACCAGGGACGGCTACTATTGCAAAATGGCAATTGATTTTCAAAGTTGAACACAACAGTCTCATCTTGTCCGTGTTTTGACAGGTTAGACTTGAGGAAAGTAAGATTAGACGTACTAGTAATAAGTAATAAAAAGACAGTTGGAGCTTGTCAAAGTCAGCTAACGTTAGTTATCACATTTTAACGTTTCTAATGAAAGCTAACGTTACCAAGCctagaccatggatgtatacagAGAACggcctagaccaggggtcagcaacatgtggctctttagcccccctccagtggctccctggctaactgtttttttgtttacattttcattcattcaatctgagattttgagaataaagtcataatattacgagaataaagtcgtaatattacgagaataaagtcataatattacgaaaataaagtcgtaatattacgagaataaagtcataatattacgagaataaagtcataatattacgagaataaagtcgtaatattacgagaataatgtcataatattacgagaataaagtcataggtttacgacgaaaaagtcgtagtattatgagaataaagtcataatattacgagaataaagtcataatattacgagaataaagtcgtaatattacgagaataaagtcataatattacgagaataaagtcataggtttacgacgaaaaagtcgtagtattatgagaataaagtcataatattataaagtagtaatttttttttgtcatttaatttttttcttgtaaagttatgacttttttctcgtaatattacgacttttttttcttgttaagttatgactttattctcgtaatattacgactttttttcctcgtTAAATTATTacgttattctcgtaatattacgacttcgtctcgtaaaattatgactttattctcataacattatgactttttttcttttaaacttctgactttattctcataatattacgacttttttcctcgtaaagttatgactttattctcttaatattacaattttttctcggaaagttatgactttattctcg containing:
- the mustn1b gene encoding musculoskeletal embryonic nuclear protein 1b, which produces MSQPAEVKKKKRPPMKEEDLKGARSKLGLKGEVKSKTYEVMVECERMGKVAPSVFSGVRSGTETALGNPAAAKAPGASVFSK